One region of Demequina sp. TMPB413 genomic DNA includes:
- a CDS encoding LacI family DNA-binding transcriptional regulator produces the protein MATPEAGRAANIFDVARLAGVSHQTVSRVINGLPNVRPATKERVEKAMAQLRYSPSPAARALVTKRTRTIGLITPAAVDFGPSSIALHFTMAARAARYSVDTISTPDGDPAAWRAALETLLRQRVDAIVVNVADTAVLELVSGLEVAIPLVAAGSSPRRGPRLVSIDQYRGARQAVRHLAELGHRRILHVAGPASAGDAAERVRGWRDELAEHRLEAVDPLHGDWSAASGYRVGLELAVESGTAIFVGNDQMAIGLMSALRQRKLRVPDDVSVVGFDDIPEAGYLDPPLTTIRQDFEALGKMMMQKVLVGLEESDADGSDTPLPTELIERASTKALEPRAVKLA, from the coding sequence GTGGCGACGCCGGAGGCAGGACGGGCAGCCAACATCTTTGATGTGGCGCGCCTCGCTGGCGTCTCCCACCAGACGGTCTCCCGCGTCATCAATGGCCTGCCCAACGTGCGTCCGGCGACGAAAGAGCGTGTCGAGAAGGCGATGGCGCAGTTGCGCTACAGCCCGTCTCCCGCGGCACGGGCTCTCGTCACAAAACGCACGCGCACGATCGGCCTCATCACGCCCGCGGCCGTCGATTTTGGCCCCAGCTCCATTGCCTTGCACTTCACGATGGCCGCACGCGCGGCACGCTACAGCGTGGACACGATCAGCACGCCAGACGGCGACCCCGCCGCATGGCGTGCGGCGCTGGAGACGCTCTTGCGTCAGCGGGTCGACGCGATCGTTGTCAACGTGGCAGACACGGCGGTGCTCGAACTCGTGAGCGGACTTGAGGTGGCGATTCCGCTCGTGGCAGCTGGTTCGTCGCCGCGCAGGGGACCGCGGCTCGTCTCGATCGACCAGTACAGGGGCGCGCGGCAGGCGGTCAGACACCTAGCGGAACTCGGCCATCGGCGCATCCTGCACGTCGCCGGTCCCGCCAGTGCAGGGGACGCAGCCGAGCGAGTCCGCGGATGGCGAGACGAGCTCGCGGAGCACCGGCTGGAGGCCGTGGACCCCTTGCACGGAGACTGGTCAGCGGCAAGCGGTTACCGCGTTGGCCTTGAGCTGGCCGTTGAGTCTGGCACCGCGATCTTCGTGGGCAACGATCAGATGGCCATTGGCTTGATGTCTGCGTTGCGACAGCGGAAGCTGCGGGTGCCAGACGACGTGAGCGTCGTCGGCTTCGATGACATCCCCGAAGCGGGCTATCTCGACCCGCCGCTGACCACCATCCGTCAAGACTTCGAGGCGCTTGGCAAGATGATGATGCAGAAGGTGCTGGTGGGCCTCGAGGAGTCCGACGCCGACGGCTCGGATACCCCGCTGCCCACAGAGTTGATCGAGCGCGCTTCCACCAAAGCCCTGGAGCCTCGCGCAGTCAAACTCGCCTGA
- a CDS encoding sugar ABC transporter ATP-binding protein gives MGQPTPLVEIEHATVRFGTTLALDDVALRLYPGEVHSLMGENGAGKSTLIKALTGALRLDSGTVTLAGESMHFATPHDAHEHGISAVYQEINLLPNLSVAENIRLGREGRRFGLISPRRMEREAAEVLADLGLSIDPHSPLGSHPVAVQQLVAIARAISTDVRVLVLDEPTSSLDSDEVAELFRVIRDLKQRGVAILFISHFLDQVYEISDRITVLRDGALVGEYLPTDLLRIDLMQKMLGHDAPALTARPRPASAEAPAEPYLSARGVTSSLGIVDADVDLAEGEVLGVAGLLGSGRTALARALTGVDRLDRGALSVDGKVLHFDSPRKAMKHHVAYSSENRRTEGIVGDLSVLDNITLALQAQRGVLRKIPPARQRELAASWAEALRIRPGDLDRPVRTLSGGNQQKVMLARLLALSPRVLVLDEPTRGIDVGAKVEVQNLVADLATNGLSVVFISAELEEVLRVSDRVAVLRDARIVDTMESATLTVDAVLALVARPESMEEGE, from the coding sequence GAGAACGGTGCCGGTAAGTCGACGCTCATCAAGGCGCTGACCGGTGCCTTGCGCTTGGACTCAGGCACGGTCACTCTTGCGGGCGAATCGATGCACTTTGCGACGCCTCATGACGCTCATGAGCATGGCATCTCCGCCGTCTATCAAGAGATCAACCTGCTACCGAATCTGTCCGTCGCCGAGAACATCAGGCTCGGTCGCGAGGGCCGGCGCTTTGGGCTGATCTCCCCTCGTCGCATGGAAAGGGAAGCAGCGGAGGTGCTCGCTGACCTTGGCCTGTCGATTGACCCGCATTCTCCGCTGGGTTCGCATCCCGTGGCAGTACAGCAGTTGGTCGCCATCGCTCGTGCCATCTCCACCGACGTGCGCGTGCTGGTGCTCGACGAACCGACCTCGAGCCTTGACAGTGACGAGGTCGCGGAGCTCTTCCGCGTGATTCGCGATCTGAAGCAGCGCGGCGTCGCCATTTTGTTCATCAGCCACTTTCTCGACCAGGTCTACGAGATCTCTGACCGCATCACGGTGCTGCGAGACGGGGCGCTCGTCGGTGAGTATCTACCCACCGACCTGCTGCGCATCGACCTGATGCAGAAAATGCTGGGGCACGACGCCCCGGCGCTCACGGCGAGGCCGCGGCCCGCGTCGGCAGAGGCGCCCGCCGAACCGTACTTGAGTGCGAGAGGTGTGACGTCTTCCCTCGGCATCGTTGACGCGGACGTCGACCTCGCCGAAGGCGAAGTGCTGGGAGTCGCGGGGCTGCTCGGCTCCGGACGTACCGCGCTTGCTCGCGCGCTCACCGGCGTCGACAGGCTTGACCGAGGGGCCTTGAGCGTCGACGGCAAGGTTCTTCACTTCGATTCGCCGCGCAAGGCGATGAAGCACCACGTGGCCTACTCCTCGGAGAACAGACGCACGGAGGGAATCGTCGGCGACCTCAGCGTGCTCGACAACATCACGCTGGCGCTGCAGGCTCAGCGAGGGGTGCTGCGCAAGATCCCCCCTGCACGCCAACGCGAACTGGCTGCAAGTTGGGCCGAGGCGCTGCGCATCCGTCCTGGGGATCTCGACCGGCCTGTGCGCACGCTGTCGGGAGGCAACCAGCAAAAGGTGATGCTCGCCAGGCTGTTGGCACTTTCTCCCCGTGTGCTGGTGCTTGACGAGCCGACACGAGGCATCGATGTCGGCGCCAAGGTGGAGGTACAGAACCTGGTGGCCGACCTCGCTACGAACGGCCTATCGGTAGTCTTCATCTCAGCAGAGCTCGAAGAAGTGCTGCGGGTGAGCGACCGCGTCGCCGTGCTACGGGACGCGCGCATCGTTGACACGATGGAATCCGCCACGCTGACGGTCGATGCCGTGCTCGCGCTGGTGGCTCGTCCAGAGTCGATGGAAGAGGGAGAGTAG